A window from Lachnoanaerobaculum umeaense encodes these proteins:
- a CDS encoding bifunctional homocysteine S-methyltransferase/methylenetetrahydrofolate reductase, which translates to MENIRDYLKNNILLFDGAMGTYYDELTDDGIGCELANIKNPELIRGIHNEYIKAGAKAIITNTFSTGIDAFFGDRELQKEVINAGIDIALEVAKDRAYVFADMGVLSVDSNSEAFEEYKILADIFIEKGINNFLFETRNSTIGLKAIGEYIKERSPESFIIASFAVMPDGYSSEGYYYKSMFKEICESGFFDAVGLNCVSGANHMAKLLKDVDTDGLYLIAMPNAGYPIVRDNKIHYGSLANYFAAQIEDILDMGVNVVGGCCGTTPKHIELLKKSMSGMLIKPRKSVKKEKNVFQNVRLNRFEQKLLSGEKPIAVELDSPIDTNVSKFMENAGKLKTAGADIVTIADNPIARARMDSCLLACKVRNELDLDVLPHMTCRDRNVNAAKGLLLGASAMGVDNVLVITGDPIPNAQRDEIRSVFEFNSVKFANFIKSLNDEVFESPMNICGALNVNAKNFSAELRKAKRKQENGVKVLFTQPVLTQRAIDNLKEARENLDIKIMGGIIPIVSERNARYMQSEVNGIYITDDIVEKYIGKEREEAEEIALSMSKEIANEIYDLVDGYYLITVLNRVSLMERLIKTVKEVCENR; encoded by the coding sequence ATGGAAAATATAAGAGACTATTTAAAGAACAATATATTGCTCTTTGACGGAGCGATGGGAACATATTATGATGAGCTTACAGATGACGGTATTGGCTGTGAACTTGCAAATATCAAAAATCCGGAGCTTATAAGAGGGATTCATAATGAATATATTAAAGCAGGTGCAAAAGCAATAATTACAAATACATTTTCCACCGGTATAGATGCATTCTTTGGTGATAGAGAACTACAAAAAGAAGTGATCAATGCAGGTATAGATATAGCACTTGAGGTTGCAAAGGACAGAGCGTATGTATTTGCAGATATGGGTGTATTAAGTGTTGACAGCAATAGTGAGGCATTTGAAGAATATAAGATCCTGGCAGATATATTCATTGAAAAAGGAATAAATAATTTTCTATTTGAAACAAGAAACAGCACTATAGGATTAAAAGCAATAGGCGAATATATCAAAGAAAGATCACCGGAGTCTTTTATAATAGCATCTTTTGCGGTAATGCCTGACGGGTATTCAAGTGAAGGGTATTACTATAAGTCAATGTTTAAAGAGATCTGTGAGTCAGGATTTTTTGATGCGGTAGGATTAAACTGTGTTTCAGGTGCAAATCATATGGCAAAGCTTTTAAAAGATGTGGATACTGACGGATTATACCTTATTGCTATGCCAAATGCCGGATATCCTATAGTAAGAGATAATAAAATACACTATGGTTCATTGGCAAATTATTTTGCGGCTCAGATAGAAGATATTCTTGATATGGGTGTAAATGTAGTCGGAGGATGTTGTGGAACTACTCCAAAGCATATTGAGCTGCTAAAAAAGAGTATGAGCGGAATGCTTATAAAACCGAGAAAGTCTGTAAAGAAAGAAAAGAATGTCTTCCAGAATGTAAGATTAAACAGGTTTGAACAAAAGCTTTTATCAGGAGAAAAGCCTATAGCTGTAGAGCTTGACTCACCGATAGATACCAATGTTTCCAAGTTTATGGAAAATGCAGGTAAATTAAAAACAGCAGGAGCTGATATTGTAACTATAGCAGACAATCCTATAGCAAGAGCAAGAATGGACAGCTGTTTGCTTGCTTGCAAAGTAAGAAATGAACTTGACTTGGATGTACTGCCTCATATGACCTGTAGAGACAGAAATGTAAATGCAGCTAAGGGACTATTGCTTGGTGCAAGTGCAATGGGAGTTGACAATGTGCTTGTAATAACCGGAGATCCGATACCGAATGCTCAAAGAGATGAGATAAGATCAGTATTTGAGTTCAATTCAGTGAAGTTTGCAAACTTTATCAAATCTTTGAATGATGAAGTTTTTGAAAGCCCTATGAATATCTGTGGTGCTTTAAATGTAAATGCCAAGAACTTCAGTGCGGAGCTTAGAAAGGCAAAAAGAAAGCAGGAAAACGGTGTAAAGGTACTCTTTACTCAGCCGGTTTTGACACAGAGAGCTATTGATAATCTAAAAGAAGCCAGAGAAAATCTGGATATTAAGATAATGGGCGGAATTATTCCTATAGTAAGTGAAAGAAATGCCAGATATATGCAAAGCGAAGTGAACGGCATATATATTACAGATGATATCGTAGAAAAGTATATCGGCAAAGAAAGAGAAGAAGCCGAAGAGATCGCACTTTCTATGTCAAAAGAGATAGCAAATGAGATCTATGATCTGGTGGATGGATATTATCTCATAACTGTTTTAAACAGAGTAAGTTTGATGGAAAGACTTATAAAGACTGTAAAAGAGGTTTGTGAAAACAGATAA
- a CDS encoding homocysteine S-methyltransferase family protein, translated as MHNLLILDGAMGTMLQAAGMKAGEHPEVFGFDNPDIVKNIHLKYIKSGSNVIYTNTFGANAHKLEGCKIDVDTAIATAIKSAKEAVAESKKDVKIALDIGPIGELLEPLGVLRFEDAYEIYKEMVVAGEKYGADAIIFETFTDLYDVRAGVLAAKENTKLPVWVTMTYETTGRTFTGTKIESMAVTLEGLGVDALGFNCSLGPKEILPLAKKLKEWTNLPIIIKPNAGLPNPSTGEYDLIASDFADLMADFGEIGIDYAGGCCGTSPEYISELKSAFDNREFPELKPTKAKTGICSGNEMVELTGVRVVGERLNPTGKKRFQEALLNHEMEYICKVAIEEEESGADILDINVGVPGGDEVALMIEAVKAVQSVVNIPLQIDSSNPEAIEAGLRVYNGRAIVNSVNAEDERLDIILPIVKKYGAAVIGLALNENGIPTTAQERFDNAKHILDKALEYGLKKEDVIIDCLTLTVSAQQDQAKETLEAVRRVTRELGLHTTLGVSNISFGLPARSHITENFLIQAMYAGLDLPIVNPNIEGIMNAIYSFKVLSGEDKDSVKYIERFATVKAETKVVAVSDNGEVTKEIVQDAILKGLKEETYNNAKKLLESHSELEIINEYLIPALDTVGDLYEKQVIFLPQLINAANAASSAFELIKEQIAKKGDKNVSKGKIVVCTVKGDIHDIGKNIVKVILENYGYRMIDLGRDVDIQKVVDTVIREDVKLVGLSALMTTTLPAMKSTIEEIRKVSNDCKIWVGGAVLTKEYADEMGADFYAPDARSSVDIAKTVLG; from the coding sequence ATGCATAATTTATTGATACTTGACGGTGCAATGGGAACAATGCTTCAGGCTGCCGGTATGAAGGCAGGAGAGCATCCTGAGGTTTTTGGATTTGACAATCCGGATATAGTAAAAAATATACATTTAAAATATATAAAATCAGGTAGCAATGTAATATATACAAATACTTTCGGAGCAAATGCACATAAACTTGAAGGCTGTAAAATAGATGTGGATACAGCCATAGCTACAGCTATAAAATCGGCAAAGGAAGCAGTGGCAGAGAGTAAAAAGGATGTAAAGATAGCTCTTGATATCGGACCTATAGGTGAGCTTTTGGAGCCGCTTGGCGTACTTAGATTTGAGGACGCCTACGAAATCTATAAGGAAATGGTAGTAGCCGGAGAGAAATACGGAGCTGATGCTATCATATTTGAGACATTTACAGATCTTTATGATGTAAGAGCTGGTGTACTTGCGGCAAAGGAAAATACAAAGCTTCCTGTATGGGTTACAATGACATATGAGACCACAGGCAGAACCTTTACCGGAACAAAGATAGAGTCTATGGCGGTAACACTTGAGGGACTTGGCGTGGATGCTCTAGGCTTTAACTGCTCTCTGGGACCAAAGGAGATATTACCTCTTGCAAAAAAACTTAAGGAATGGACCAATCTGCCTATAATAATAAAGCCAAATGCAGGACTTCCAAATCCTTCAACGGGAGAATATGATCTGATTGCAAGTGATTTTGCGGATCTGATGGCGGATTTTGGTGAAATAGGTATAGATTATGCAGGCGGATGCTGTGGCACATCTCCTGAATATATCAGTGAATTAAAATCAGCATTTGATAATAGGGAGTTCCCTGAGTTAAAGCCTACAAAGGCAAAAACAGGTATATGCTCAGGAAATGAAATGGTGGAGCTTACCGGTGTAAGAGTTGTAGGTGAGAGATTAAATCCTACAGGAAAGAAAAGATTCCAGGAAGCACTTTTAAACCATGAGATGGAATATATATGTAAGGTTGCAATAGAGGAAGAAGAGTCAGGAGCTGATATTCTGGATATCAATGTAGGTGTTCCGGGAGGTGATGAAGTTGCACTTATGATAGAGGCTGTGAAGGCGGTACAGTCTGTAGTTAATATTCCATTACAGATAGATTCATCAAATCCTGAGGCAATAGAAGCCGGACTTCGTGTATACAATGGTAGAGCGATAGTAAACTCAGTAAATGCTGAGGATGAAAGACTTGATATCATACTTCCTATTGTTAAAAAGTATGGTGCGGCAGTTATAGGACTGGCTCTAAATGAGAATGGTATACCTACAACAGCACAGGAAAGATTTGATAATGCAAAGCATATACTTGATAAGGCACTTGAGTATGGTTTAAAGAAAGAGGATGTTATAATTGACTGCCTTACACTTACAGTTTCTGCACAGCAAGATCAGGCAAAAGAAACTCTTGAGGCTGTAAGAAGGGTAACAAGGGAGCTTGGACTTCACACAACTCTGGGTGTCAGCAATATTTCATTTGGGCTTCCTGCAAGAAGTCATATCACAGAAAATTTCCTTATACAGGCAATGTATGCAGGTCTTGATCTACCTATAGTAAATCCAAATATTGAAGGAATTATGAATGCTATATATTCATTTAAGGTGCTTTCAGGAGAAGATAAAGACTCTGTAAAATATATTGAGAGATTTGCAACTGTAAAGGCTGAAACTAAGGTAGTAGCGGTATCTGACAACGGAGAAGTTACAAAGGAAATTGTACAGGATGCAATATTAAAGGGGCTTAAGGAAGAGACTTATAATAATGCAAAGAAGCTTTTAGAAAGTCACAGTGAGCTTGAAATAATAAATGAATACCTTATACCGGCACTTGATACAGTGGGAGATTTATATGAAAAACAGGTAATATTCCTCCCACAGCTTATCAATGCGGCGAATGCGGCCAGCTCTGCCTTTGAGCTTATAAAAGAGCAGATAGCCAAAAAGGGCGACAAGAATGTAAGTAAGGGTAAGATAGTGGTATGTACTGTAAAAGGTGATATACATGATATCGGGAAAAATATAGTTAAGGTAATATTGGAAAACTATGGTTATAGAATGATTGACCTTGGAAGAGATGTGGATATTCAAAAAGTGGTGGATACAGTTATCAGAGAGGATGTAAAGCTTGTCGGACTTTCAGCCCTTATGACTACCACCTTACCTGCAATGAAGAGTACTATTGAAGAGATAAGAAAGGTGTCAAATGATTGCAAGATATGGGTAGGTGGTGCAGTACTTACCAAGGAATATGCTGATGAGATGGGAGCAGATTTCTATGCACCTGATGCCAGAAGCTCAGTTGATATTGCAAAGACAGTTTTAGGATGA
- a CDS encoding vitamin B12 dependent-methionine synthase activation domain-containing protein: protein MFNIDVKLTPEDESEVLRYLQHNGKDIDENLHAQVLECMNKINAVAKPNFVFREWDLENKGEFPAELDFFVGDSIKKHIKDCHKLILMAATIGVGVDNAIRKEELKNVANALIMDSCGSTLIEAVCDSIEAGFREQYLKENSYLTFRFSPGYGDLPISIQRQFVNVVNATRRIGVNVSDSGIMLPRKSVTAIIGVSDQKLETLKKSCAGCNLLKSCRYRKIGVRCYA from the coding sequence ATGTTTAATATAGATGTAAAACTTACACCGGAGGATGAATCGGAGGTACTAAGGTATCTTCAACACAATGGTAAAGATATAGATGAAAACCTACATGCACAGGTGCTTGAGTGTATGAATAAAATAAATGCTGTAGCAAAGCCGAACTTTGTCTTTAGAGAATGGGATTTAGAAAACAAGGGAGAATTTCCGGCGGAGCTTGACTTTTTTGTAGGGGACAGCATAAAAAAGCATATAAAGGATTGCCATAAACTCATACTAATGGCGGCAACCATTGGAGTAGGTGTGGACAATGCTATAAGAAAAGAAGAACTTAAGAATGTGGCAAATGCACTTATTATGGACTCATGCGGTTCGACACTTATAGAAGCAGTATGTGACAGTATAGAAGCAGGATTTAGAGAGCAGTATTTAAAGGAAAATAGTTATCTGACATTCAGATTTTCACCTGGATACGGTGATTTACCTATAAGCATACAGAGACAGTTTGTAAATGTGGTAAATGCGACAAGAAGAATAGGTGTAAATGTCAGTGACAGTGGAATAATGTTGCCGAGAAAATCGGTGACAGCTATAATAGGTGTCAGTGATCAAAAGTTAGAGACACTTAAAAAGAGTTGTGCAGGATGCAATCTTTTAAAATCTTGCAGGTACAGAAAGATAGGAGTTAGATGTTATGCATAA